The following are encoded in a window of Candidatus Methylacidiphilales bacterium genomic DNA:
- a CDS encoding CHAP domain-containing protein — translation MGRKDDPKCNIFVHDVIVEAGYPAPIVEGRPARAGEWYQGKVKGWRILASTETPKPGDIAASWNSWGFLPFIPSGHVGIVVAGISNGVLSPGINVFQVNLETVSSSSRVNPSGIIVQNDWAFRPNQNDIRFLRYVGK, via the coding sequence ATGGGCAGAAAAGATGACCCAAAATGTAACATTTTTGTCCATGATGTAATTGTTGAAGCAGGGTATCCTGCTCCTATCGTAGAAGGTCGTCCAGCGAGAGCGGGGGAATGGTATCAAGGAAAAGTAAAAGGATGGAGAATTTTAGCATCAACAGAAACTCCTAAGCCAGGCGATATAGCTGCAAGTTGGAATTCCTGGGGATTCTTACCGTTTATTCCATCAGGCCATGTTGGAATAGTCGTAGCCGGAATTTCCAACGGTGTTTTATCACCTGGGATAAATGTATTTCAAGTAAATTTAGAAACAGTTTCCTCAAGTTCTAGAGTTAATCCTTCTGGGATAATAGTCCAAAATGACTGGGCGTTCAGACCCAATCAAAATGATATACGATTCTTAAGATATGTTGGTAAATAA